A window of Pseudomonas guangdongensis contains these coding sequences:
- the bamA gene encoding outer membrane protein assembly factor BamA, translated as MKRLLLPAVIAALITAEVHAESFTITDIRINGLQRVSAGSVFGALPLNVGEAVDERRLVDATRSLFKTGFFQDIRLGRDGDVLVVEVVERPSISSIEIEGNKAIATEELLKGLKQSGLAEGEIFQQATLEGVRNELQRQYVAQGRYSASIETKVEALPRNRVALKIEINEGSVAAIQHINIVGNQVFSDEELAGLFELRTSNWLSFFRNDDKYSREKLSGDLERLRSHYLDRGYINMDIASTQVSITPDKKHVYVTVNIDEGEKYSIREVKLSGDLRVPEEEVRKLLLVEPGQVFSRKVMTSTSELITRRLGNEGYTFANVNGIPEPHDEDNTVSVTFVVDPGKRAYVNRINFRGNTKTEDEVLRREMRQMEGGWASTYLIDQSKTRLERLGYFKEVNVETPQVPGADDQIDVNYTVEEQPSGSITASVGFAQSAGLILGGSISQNNFLGTGNKVNLGLTRSEYQTRYNFGFVDPYWTKDGVSLGYNMFYRTTDYDELDVDVSSYSVDSFGAGINLGYPISETARLTYGLSAQQDKIKPGTYTVGEINDFIALEGDSYTNFKGSIGWSDSTLNRGVFATRGYSQSLVGEITLPGSDLSFYRLDYNGQVFAPLGKDYALRFHTRLGYADSYGSTSELPFYEHYYAGGFGSVRGFEESSLGPRSTPSAADPDQDPEPFGGNILVQGGAELLFPLPFVKDQRSLRTVVFWDVGNVFDTNCSTAQKARNDASCDIDLSNMASSVGVGLTWLTALGPLSFSLGMPIKEPENSDTQVFQFSLGQTF; from the coding sequence ATGAAACGCTTGCTGCTACCTGCGGTAATCGCCGCGCTGATCACCGCCGAGGTTCACGCCGAGTCCTTCACCATCACCGATATCCGCATCAACGGCCTGCAGCGCGTTTCTGCCGGCAGCGTGTTCGGCGCCCTGCCGCTGAACGTCGGTGAAGCGGTCGATGAGCGCCGTCTGGTGGATGCGACCCGCTCCCTGTTCAAGACCGGATTCTTCCAGGACATCCGCCTCGGCCGCGACGGCGACGTGCTGGTGGTCGAAGTGGTCGAGCGGCCGTCGATTTCCAGCATCGAGATCGAGGGCAACAAGGCCATCGCCACCGAGGAGCTGCTCAAGGGCCTGAAGCAGTCGGGGCTGGCCGAGGGCGAGATCTTCCAGCAGGCCACCCTGGAAGGCGTGCGCAACGAACTGCAGCGCCAGTACGTGGCCCAGGGCCGCTACTCGGCGAGCATCGAGACCAAGGTCGAGGCGCTGCCGCGCAACCGCGTGGCGCTGAAGATCGAGATCAACGAAGGCTCGGTCGCGGCCATCCAGCACATCAACATCGTCGGCAACCAGGTGTTCTCCGACGAGGAACTGGCCGGGCTGTTCGAGCTGCGCACCAGCAACTGGCTGTCGTTCTTCCGCAACGACGACAAGTACTCCCGCGAAAAACTCTCGGGCGACCTGGAGCGGCTGCGCTCGCACTACCTGGATCGCGGCTACATCAACATGGATATCGCCTCCACCCAGGTATCCATCACCCCGGACAAGAAGCACGTCTACGTCACCGTCAACATCGACGAGGGCGAGAAGTACAGCATCCGCGAGGTCAAGCTGAGCGGCGATCTGCGCGTGCCGGAGGAAGAGGTGCGCAAGCTGCTGCTGGTCGAGCCGGGCCAGGTGTTCTCCCGCAAGGTGATGACCAGCACCAGCGAGCTGATCACCCGGCGTCTCGGCAACGAGGGCTACACCTTCGCCAACGTCAACGGCATTCCCGAGCCGCACGACGAGGACAACACGGTCAGCGTGACCTTCGTGGTCGATCCGGGCAAGCGCGCCTACGTCAACCGCATCAACTTCCGCGGCAACACCAAGACCGAGGACGAGGTGCTGCGCCGCGAGATGCGCCAGATGGAGGGCGGCTGGGCCTCCACCTACCTGATCGACCAGTCCAAGACCCGCCTGGAGCGTCTCGGCTACTTCAAGGAAGTCAACGTCGAGACCCCGCAGGTGCCCGGCGCCGACGACCAGATCGACGTCAACTACACGGTCGAGGAGCAGCCCTCCGGCTCGATCACCGCCAGCGTCGGTTTCGCCCAGAGCGCCGGCCTGATCCTCGGTGGCTCGATCAGCCAGAACAACTTCCTCGGCACCGGCAACAAGGTCAACCTCGGCCTGACCCGCAGCGAATACCAGACCCGCTACAACTTCGGCTTCGTCGACCCCTACTGGACCAAGGACGGCGTCAGCCTCGGCTACAACATGTTCTACCGCACCACCGACTACGACGAGCTGGATGTGGACGTCTCCAGCTACTCGGTGGACAGCTTCGGCGCCGGCATCAACCTCGGCTACCCGATCAGCGAGACCGCGCGCCTGACCTACGGCCTCAGCGCCCAGCAGGACAAGATCAAGCCGGGCACCTACACGGTCGGCGAGATCAACGACTTCATCGCGCTCGAAGGCGACAGCTACACCAACTTCAAGGGCTCGATCGGCTGGTCCGACTCGACCCTCAACCGTGGCGTGTTCGCCACCCGCGGTTATTCGCAGAGCCTGGTCGGCGAGATCACCCTGCCGGGCAGCGATCTGTCGTTCTATCGCCTGGATTACAACGGGCAGGTCTTCGCCCCGCTCGGCAAGGACTACGCGCTGCGCTTCCATACCCGCCTGGGTTATGCCGACAGCTATGGCTCCACCAGCGAGCTGCCGTTCTACGAGCACTACTATGCCGGCGGTTTCGGTTCGGTGCGCGGTTTCGAGGAAAGCAGCCTGGGGCCGCGCAGCACGCCGAGCGCCGCCGATCCGGATCAGGACCCGGAGCCGTTCGGCGGCAACATCCTGGTCCAGGGCGGCGCCGAGCTGCTGTTCCCGCTGCCGTTCGTCAAGGATCAGCGCTCGCTGCGCACCGTGGTGTTCTGGGATGTGGGCAACGTGTTCGATACCAACTGCAGCACCGCGCAGAAGGCTCGCAACGACGCATCGTGCGACATCGACCTGAGCAACATGGCCAGTTCCGTGGGTGTCGGCCTCACCTGGCTGACCGCCCTCGGCCCGCTGAGCTTCAGCCTCGGCATGCCGATCAAGGAGCCGGAGAACTCCGATACGCAGGTCTTCCAGTTCTCCCTGGGACAGACCTTCTAG
- the lpxD gene encoding UDP-3-O-(3-hydroxymyristoyl)glucosamine N-acyltransferase, translated as MSDSMYTLGELAERVGAELRGPADLRIGGLAALQDAGSGQLTFLANAQYRKHLSDCKAGAVLLTPADAEGFAGNALVLANPYLAFAQLSHLFDRKPVALPGIHPSALVAADAVVDPSAAVGPGVVIESGAVIGARVTLGAHCVVGARSVIGEDGWLAPRVTLYHDVQIGARVVIQSGAVIGGEGFGFANDKGVWSKIAQIGGVRIGDDVEIGANTTIDRGALSDTVIGNGVKLDNQIMIAHNVQIGDHTAMAGCCGISGSTKIGKHCMIAGGVGMVGHIEVCDHVFVTGMTMVTRSITEPGSYSSGTAMQPAAEWRKSAARLRHLDDMAKRLQQLEKQLAAVTCNGDAASDA; from the coding sequence ATGAGCGACTCCATGTATACCCTGGGCGAGTTGGCCGAGCGTGTCGGTGCCGAGTTGCGCGGCCCGGCCGATCTGCGTATCGGCGGACTGGCGGCGCTGCAGGACGCCGGTTCCGGACAGCTGACCTTCCTGGCCAATGCGCAGTACCGCAAGCACCTGAGCGACTGCAAGGCCGGTGCCGTGCTGCTCACGCCGGCCGATGCCGAAGGTTTCGCCGGCAACGCCCTGGTGCTGGCCAACCCGTACCTGGCGTTCGCCCAGCTCTCGCACCTGTTCGATCGCAAGCCGGTCGCACTGCCGGGCATCCATCCCAGTGCGCTGGTGGCGGCCGATGCCGTGGTCGATCCGAGCGCTGCGGTCGGTCCGGGCGTGGTGATCGAGTCCGGCGCGGTGATCGGTGCGCGCGTAACCCTCGGTGCCCACTGCGTGGTCGGTGCGCGCAGCGTGATCGGCGAGGACGGTTGGCTGGCGCCGCGCGTCACCCTCTATCACGACGTGCAGATCGGTGCGCGGGTGGTGATCCAGTCGGGCGCGGTGATCGGCGGCGAAGGCTTCGGTTTTGCCAACGACAAGGGCGTGTGGAGCAAGATCGCCCAGATCGGTGGGGTACGGATCGGCGACGACGTCGAGATCGGCGCCAATACCACCATCGACCGTGGCGCGCTCAGCGACACCGTGATCGGCAACGGGGTCAAGCTCGACAACCAGATCATGATCGCCCACAACGTGCAGATCGGCGACCACACCGCTATGGCCGGCTGCTGCGGGATTTCCGGCAGCACCAAGATCGGCAAGCACTGCATGATCGCCGGCGGCGTCGGCATGGTCGGCCACATCGAGGTGTGCGACCACGTGTTCGTCACCGGCATGACCATGGTCACCCGCTCGATCACCGAACCGGGTTCCTACTCTTCGGGCACGGCGATGCAGCCGGCCGCCGAGTGGCGCAAGAGCGCGGCGCGCCTGCGCCATCTCGACGACATGGCCAAGCGTCTGCAGCAGCTGGAAAAGCAGCTGGCTGCCGTGACCTGCAACGGAGATGCCGCATCAGATGCCTGA
- the ispC gene encoding 1-deoxy-D-xylulose-5-phosphate reductoisomerase: MAQDTVRQVTVLGATGSIGRSTLDVIARHPRDYRVFALTGHSRLAELERLCLEHRPRFAVVPETVAARTLQGSLRAAGLATRVLAGEGGLCEVAAHPEVDAVMAAIVGAAGLGPTLAAVRAGKRVLLANKEALVMSGALFMQAVQEHGAQLLPIDSEHNAIFQCMPGDYGRGLAPVGVRRILLTASGGPFRCWPLERIAEATPQQACSHPNWAMGRKISVDSASMMNKGLELIEACWLFDARPAQVEVVIHPQSVIHSLVDYVDGSVLAQLGNPDMRTPIAHALAWPRRIDSGVAPLDLFAIARLDFEAPDVRRFPCLQLARQAAEAGGTLPALLNAANEVAVAAFLDERIRFPDIACMIEAVLNALPGEPVDQLERVFAADRQARDVAQAWLQRFGR, from the coding sequence ATGGCGCAAGACACTGTCCGGCAGGTCACCGTGCTGGGCGCGACCGGCTCCATCGGTCGCTCCACTCTCGATGTCATCGCCCGCCATCCGCGCGATTACCGGGTGTTCGCGCTGACCGGCCACAGCCGGCTGGCCGAACTGGAGCGCCTGTGCCTGGAGCACCGCCCGCGCTTTGCCGTGGTGCCCGAGACTGTGGCGGCGCGTACCCTGCAGGGCAGTCTGCGCGCCGCCGGGCTGGCAACTCGCGTGCTGGCCGGCGAGGGGGGGTTGTGCGAGGTCGCCGCGCATCCCGAGGTGGACGCGGTGATGGCCGCCATCGTCGGTGCTGCCGGTCTCGGGCCGACCCTGGCCGCGGTGCGGGCCGGCAAGCGCGTGCTGCTGGCCAACAAGGAGGCGCTGGTGATGTCCGGCGCACTGTTCATGCAGGCGGTGCAGGAGCATGGCGCCCAGCTGCTGCCGATCGACAGCGAGCACAACGCGATCTTCCAGTGCATGCCCGGCGACTACGGGCGCGGCCTGGCGCCAGTCGGCGTGCGGCGCATCCTGCTTACCGCCTCGGGCGGGCCGTTCCGTTGCTGGCCGCTGGAGCGTATCGCCGAGGCCACGCCGCAGCAGGCCTGCAGCCACCCCAACTGGGCGATGGGGCGCAAGATCTCCGTCGACTCGGCGAGCATGATGAACAAGGGACTGGAGCTGATCGAGGCTTGCTGGCTGTTCGATGCGCGCCCGGCCCAGGTCGAGGTGGTGATCCACCCGCAGAGCGTGATCCATTCGCTGGTCGACTATGTCGATGGCTCGGTGCTGGCCCAGCTCGGCAATCCCGACATGCGCACGCCCATCGCCCATGCGCTGGCCTGGCCGCGGCGCATCGACTCGGGGGTGGCGCCGCTGGACCTGTTCGCCATCGCCCGGCTGGATTTCGAGGCGCCCGATGTGCGGCGCTTCCCCTGCCTGCAGCTGGCGCGTCAGGCCGCCGAGGCCGGCGGTACCCTGCCGGCGCTGCTGAATGCCGCCAACGAGGTGGCGGTGGCGGCCTTCCTTGACGAGCGTATCCGCTTCCCGGACATTGCTTGCATGATCGAGGCGGTACTGAACGCGCTGCCGGGCGAGCCCGTCGACCAGCTGGAGCGCGTGTTCGCCGCCGACCGCCAGGCGCGCGATGTCGCGCAGGCCTGGCTGCAACGGTTCGGGCGCTGA
- the fabZ gene encoding 3-hydroxyacyl-ACP dehydratase FabZ, with translation MMDINEIRELLPHRYPFLLVDRVVEMDLEEKRIRAYKNVTINEPFFNGHFPGHPIMPGVLIIEAMAQAAGLLGFSLMGAKAAADTLYLFVGSDNLRFRSPVTPGDQLILEARVLSTKRGLWKFECQASVDGKAVCSGEIICAEQKK, from the coding sequence ATGATGGATATCAACGAGATTCGCGAACTCCTGCCGCACCGCTACCCGTTCCTGCTGGTGGATCGGGTGGTGGAGATGGATCTCGAGGAAAAACGCATCCGCGCCTACAAGAACGTCACCATCAACGAGCCGTTCTTCAATGGCCACTTCCCGGGCCATCCGATCATGCCCGGCGTGCTGATCATCGAAGCCATGGCCCAGGCCGCCGGCCTGCTCGGCTTCAGCCTGATGGGCGCCAAGGCGGCGGCCGATACCCTGTACCTGTTCGTCGGCTCCGACAACCTGCGCTTCCGCTCGCCGGTCACCCCGGGCGACCAGCTGATCCTCGAAGCGCGCGTGCTCAGCACCAAACGCGGCCTGTGGAAGTTCGAGTGCCAGGCCAGCGTCGACGGCAAGGCGGTCTGCTCGGGCGAGATCATTTGCGCGGAACAGAAGAAATGA
- the frr gene encoding ribosome recycling factor, whose product MINEIKKDAQERMNKSLESLAHAFAKIRTGRAHPSILDSVMVSYYGSDTPLRQVANVIAEDSRTLALTVFDKSMIQAVEKAILTSDLGLNPATAGTTIRVPMPALTEETRKGYTKQARAEAENARVAIRNIRRDALAQLKDLVKEKEISEDDERRAADEVQKLTDKAVGEVEKALEAKEADLMAV is encoded by the coding sequence ATGATCAACGAGATCAAGAAAGACGCGCAGGAGCGCATGAACAAGTCGCTGGAGTCGCTGGCTCACGCCTTCGCCAAGATCCGTACCGGGCGTGCCCATCCGAGCATTCTGGACAGCGTTATGGTGTCCTACTACGGCTCCGACACGCCGCTGCGCCAGGTGGCCAACGTGATCGCCGAAGACTCGCGCACCCTGGCCCTGACCGTGTTCGACAAGAGCATGATCCAGGCCGTCGAGAAGGCCATCCTAACCTCCGACCTCGGTCTCAATCCGGCCACCGCCGGTACCACCATCCGTGTGCCGATGCCGGCGCTGACCGAGGAAACCCGCAAGGGCTACACCAAGCAGGCGCGCGCCGAGGCGGAGAACGCTCGCGTGGCGATCCGCAACATCCGTCGCGATGCGCTGGCCCAGCTCAAGGACCTGGTCAAGGAGAAGGAGATCAGCGAGGACGACGAGCGTCGTGCCGCCGACGAGGTGCAGAAGCTGACCGACAAGGCCGTCGGCGAAGTCGAAAAGGCCCTGGAGGCCAAGGAAGCCGACCTGATGGCCGTCTGA
- the pyrH gene encoding UMP kinase, whose protein sequence is MAQLSGRQPRYKRILLKLSGEALMGSEEFGIDPKVLDRIALEIGQLVGIGVQVGLVIGGGNLFRGAALSAAGMDRVTGDHMGMLATVMNSLAMRDALERSNIPALVMSAISMVGVTDHYDRRKAVRHLQSGEVVIFSAGTGNPFFTTDSAACLRGIEINADLVLKATKVDGVYTADPFKDPDAEKFERLTYDEVLDRKLGVMDLTAICLCRDHKMPLRVFNMNKPGALLNIVVGGAEGTLVEEG, encoded by the coding sequence ATGGCCCAGCTGAGTGGTCGCCAACCCCGCTACAAACGTATTCTGCTCAAGCTCAGCGGTGAAGCGCTGATGGGCAGCGAGGAGTTCGGCATCGATCCCAAGGTGCTCGACCGCATAGCCCTGGAAATCGGCCAGCTGGTGGGGATCGGCGTGCAGGTCGGTCTGGTGATCGGCGGCGGCAACCTGTTCCGCGGTGCGGCGCTGAGCGCGGCGGGCATGGATCGTGTCACCGGCGATCACATGGGCATGCTGGCCACGGTGATGAACTCGCTGGCCATGCGCGACGCCCTGGAGCGTTCGAACATTCCAGCGCTGGTGATGTCGGCGATTTCCATGGTCGGCGTCACCGACCACTACGACCGCCGCAAGGCGGTACGCCACCTGCAGAGCGGCGAGGTGGTGATCTTCTCCGCCGGTACCGGCAATCCGTTCTTCACCACCGACTCGGCGGCCTGCCTGCGCGGCATCGAGATCAATGCCGATCTGGTGCTCAAGGCCACCAAGGTCGATGGTGTGTACACTGCCGACCCGTTCAAGGATCCCGATGCCGAGAAATTCGAGCGTCTGACCTACGACGAGGTCCTGGATCGCAAGCTGGGGGTGATGGACCTGACGGCCATCTGCCTGTGCCGCGATCACAAGATGCCGCTGCGGGTGTTCAATATGAACAAGCCCGGAGCCTTGCTTAACATTGTTGTCGGGGGCGCCGAAGGCACCCTGGTCGAGGAGGGTTGA
- the rseP gene encoding RIP metalloprotease RseP has protein sequence MSALYMILGTLVALGVLVTFHEFGHFWVARRCGVKVLRFSVGFGRPLLRWHDRQGTEFVIAAIPLGGYVKMLDEREGDVPEALLGQSFNRKSVRQRFAIVAAGPLANFLLALLFFWLLAMLGSQQVRPVIGAVEADSLAARAGVPVGAEVLAVDGRATLGWGEVNLQLIRRLGESGTLRLRLLEPGSTLEVERSLVLDGWLRGAEEPDPLASLGIRPWRPQTAPLLAQLDPAGPAQAAGLREGDLLKALDGQALDDWQQVVEAVRARPGQRIALQVERDGRAFVVDLTLAARGEGAARAGYLGAGVAGGEWPAEMLREVRHGPLDAVGEGLARTWSMSLMTLDSIGKMLFGELSVKNLSGPITIAKVAGASAQSGLGDFLSFLAYLSISLGVLNLLPIPVLDGGHLLFYLVEWVRGRPLSERVQAAGMQIGISLVVGLMLLALFNDLSRL, from the coding sequence ATGAGCGCGCTGTACATGATCCTGGGCACCCTAGTGGCGCTCGGGGTGCTGGTGACTTTCCACGAGTTCGGCCACTTCTGGGTGGCGCGGCGCTGCGGGGTCAAGGTGCTGCGCTTCTCGGTCGGCTTCGGTCGCCCGTTGCTGCGCTGGCATGATCGTCAAGGCACCGAATTCGTCATCGCTGCGATTCCCCTGGGCGGCTACGTGAAGATGCTCGACGAGCGCGAGGGCGACGTGCCCGAGGCGCTGCTCGGGCAGTCCTTCAATCGCAAGAGTGTGCGCCAGCGCTTCGCCATCGTTGCCGCCGGGCCGCTGGCCAACTTCCTCCTGGCGCTGCTGTTCTTCTGGCTGCTGGCCATGCTCGGCAGCCAACAGGTGCGCCCGGTGATCGGTGCTGTCGAGGCCGACAGCCTGGCGGCGCGCGCCGGCGTGCCGGTCGGTGCCGAGGTGCTGGCGGTTGACGGCCGGGCGACGCTCGGCTGGGGCGAGGTCAATCTGCAGCTGATCCGCCGCCTGGGCGAGAGCGGCACCCTGCGTCTGCGCCTGCTCGAACCTGGCTCGACCCTCGAGGTCGAACGCAGCCTAGTGCTCGATGGCTGGCTGCGCGGCGCCGAGGAACCCGACCCGCTGGCATCGCTGGGTATTCGCCCATGGCGGCCGCAGACGGCCCCCCTGCTTGCCCAGCTGGATCCCGCCGGGCCGGCGCAGGCGGCCGGGCTGCGCGAGGGCGACCTCCTGAAGGCGCTGGACGGCCAGGCGCTGGACGACTGGCAGCAGGTCGTCGAGGCGGTGCGCGCCCGTCCCGGGCAGCGCATCGCCCTGCAGGTCGAGCGCGACGGTCGCGCCTTCGTGGTCGATCTGACCTTGGCGGCGCGCGGCGAGGGTGCGGCCCGTGCAGGCTACCTGGGGGCGGGTGTGGCGGGCGGCGAATGGCCGGCGGAGATGCTGCGCGAGGTGCGTCACGGCCCGCTGGATGCGGTCGGCGAGGGGCTGGCGCGCACCTGGTCGATGAGCCTGATGACCCTGGATTCCATCGGCAAGATGCTGTTTGGCGAGCTGTCGGTAAAAAACTTGAGCGGCCCGATAACCATTGCTAAAGTGGCCGGCGCTTCGGCTCAGTCGGGGCTGGGAGACTTCCTGAGTTTCCTCGCCTACCTGAGCATCAGCCTGGGAGTGCTCAACCTGCTGCCGATTCCTGTGCTCGATGGCGGACACCTGTTGTTCTACCTGGTCGAGTGGGTGCGCGGTCGGCCGCTGTCCGAGCGGGTGCAGGCGGCCGGTATGCAGATCGGGATCAGCCTTGTGGTCGGTCTGATGCTGCTGGCGCTGTTCAACGATCTCAGCCGCTTGTAG
- a CDS encoding OmpH family outer membrane protein, translating into MRKLTQAVLFAAALVSMPAFAEMKVAVLNYQMALLESDAAKKYAVDAEKKFGPQLNRLKTLESDAKRIQERLMKDGEKMQTSERERLELEFKQKARDFQFQSKELNEAKAIADRDMLQQLKPKLDKAVEEVIKRGNYDLVLERGAVVEVKPQFDITKQVIERMNQLR; encoded by the coding sequence GTGCGCAAGTTGACCCAAGCTGTTCTGTTCGCCGCCGCTCTGGTGAGCATGCCGGCCTTCGCCGAAATGAAGGTGGCGGTCCTCAACTATCAAATGGCCCTGCTCGAATCCGACGCGGCCAAGAAGTATGCCGTCGACGCCGAGAAGAAGTTCGGCCCGCAGCTCAATCGTCTGAAGACCCTGGAAAGCGATGCCAAGCGCATCCAGGAGCGCCTGATGAAGGACGGCGAGAAGATGCAGACCAGCGAGCGCGAGCGTCTGGAGCTGGAGTTCAAGCAGAAGGCCCGCGACTTCCAGTTCCAGTCCAAGGAGCTCAACGAGGCCAAGGCCATCGCCGACCGCGACATGCTGCAGCAGCTCAAGCCCAAGCTGGACAAGGCCGTCGAGGAAGTCATCAAGCGCGGCAACTACGATCTGGTGCTGGAGCGTGGTGCCGTGGTCGAGGTCAAGCCGCAGTTCGACATCACCAAGCAGGTGATCGAGCGCATGAACCAGCTGCGCTGA
- the uppS gene encoding polyprenyl diphosphate synthase yields the protein MEKTMQAVSAAVPRHVAIIMDGNNRWAKQRFLPGVAGHKAGVDAVRAVIEVCAEAEVEVLTLFAFSSENWQRPADEVGALMGLFLRALRREAKRLADNGIRLRIIGERARFSAELQAAMAEAEDLTAGGERLLLQVAANYGGQWDITQAAQRLAREVAAGHLQVEDIAPDLLRRCLVTGDQPMVDLCIRTGGEQRISNFLLWQMAYAELYFSALFWPDFKHEAMRSALADFARRQRRFGKTSEQVAAEGRNPTC from the coding sequence ATGGAGAAGACGATGCAAGCAGTTTCTGCTGCGGTGCCGCGCCATGTCGCCATCATCATGGATGGCAACAACCGTTGGGCGAAGCAGCGCTTCCTGCCCGGCGTCGCCGGGCACAAGGCCGGCGTCGATGCCGTGCGCGCGGTGATCGAGGTGTGCGCCGAGGCGGAGGTCGAGGTGCTGACCCTGTTCGCCTTCTCCAGCGAGAACTGGCAGCGTCCGGCCGACGAGGTCGGAGCGCTGATGGGGCTCTTTCTGCGCGCCCTGCGCCGCGAGGCGAAAAGGCTGGCAGACAATGGCATCCGCCTGCGCATCATCGGCGAGCGGGCGCGCTTCAGCGCCGAGCTGCAGGCAGCGATGGCCGAAGCCGAGGATCTGACGGCAGGCGGCGAGCGCCTGTTGCTGCAGGTGGCCGCCAATTACGGTGGGCAGTGGGACATCACCCAGGCCGCCCAGCGCCTGGCGCGTGAGGTGGCGGCCGGCCATCTGCAGGTCGAGGACATCGCTCCCGATCTGCTGCGCCGCTGCCTGGTCACCGGCGATCAGCCAATGGTCGACCTGTGCATCCGTACCGGTGGCGAGCAGCGCATCAGCAATTTCCTGCTCTGGCAGATGGCCTATGCCGAGCTGTATTTCTCCGCGCTGTTCTGGCCGGATTTCAAGCACGAGGCCATGCGTAGCGCGCTGGCGGATTTTGCCCGGCGTCAGCGCCGTTTCGGCAAGACCAGCGAGCAGGTGGCCGCCGAAGGACGAAACCCCACATGCTGA
- a CDS encoding phosphatidate cytidylyltransferase: MLKQRIITALFMLPVALAGFFWLQGGGFALFIAAVICVGAWEWARLAGCLAQVQRLGYAALVAGLLLLLYRLPQLAGPVLALAVLWWLAAIGLVLGYPSSSRLWRTPAVRMLIGLLILVPAWQGLLLLKQWPQGNSLIMAVMLLVWGADIGAYFSGKRFGRRKLAVAVSPGKSWEGFYGGLASSLLLTLLAGLYFDWAARDLLLALLGAALVVAISVVGDLTESMFKRQAAIKDSSNLLPGHGGVLDRIDSLTAAVPMFAVLLWLHGWGAL, encoded by the coding sequence ATGCTGAAACAGCGCATCATCACCGCCCTGTTCATGTTGCCGGTCGCGCTGGCCGGCTTCTTCTGGTTGCAGGGTGGCGGTTTTGCCCTGTTCATCGCCGCCGTGATCTGTGTCGGCGCCTGGGAGTGGGCGCGTCTGGCCGGTTGCTTGGCCCAGGTGCAGCGCCTGGGCTATGCGGCACTGGTCGCCGGTCTGCTCCTGCTGCTCTACCGGTTGCCGCAACTGGCCGGCCCGGTGCTGGCGCTGGCGGTACTCTGGTGGCTGGCGGCGATCGGCCTGGTGCTCGGCTACCCGTCCAGCAGCCGTCTCTGGCGCACGCCGGCGGTGCGGATGCTGATCGGCCTGCTGATTCTCGTGCCGGCCTGGCAGGGGCTGCTGCTGCTCAAGCAGTGGCCGCAGGGCAACAGCCTGATCATGGCGGTGATGCTGCTGGTCTGGGGTGCCGACATCGGCGCCTATTTCAGCGGCAAGCGCTTCGGCCGGCGCAAGCTGGCGGTGGCGGTGAGCCCCGGCAAGAGCTGGGAAGGCTTCTATGGAGGGCTGGCCAGCAGCCTGCTGCTGACCCTGCTGGCCGGGCTGTATTTCGACTGGGCGGCGCGCGATCTGCTGCTGGCGCTGCTCGGTGCGGCGCTGGTGGTGGCGATCTCGGTGGTCGGCGATCTGACCGAAAGCATGTTCAAGCGCCAGGCCGCGATCAAGGACAGCAGCAATCTGTTGCCCGGGCACGGCGGCGTGCTGGACCGCATCGACAGCCTGACTGCGGCGGTGCCGATGTTCGCCGTGCTGCTCTGGTTGCATGGCTGGGGTGCCCTGTGA
- the tsf gene encoding translation elongation factor Ts produces MAEITAALVKELRERTGQGMMECKKALVAAEGDIEKAIDDMRASGAIKAAKKAGNIAAEGSIAVKVSADNKAAVIIEVNSQTDFLALQDDFKGFVADSLEEAFANGLTDAAPLVASRESAREALVAKCGENVNIRRLTRVEGDVVGAYLHGHRIGVLVNLKGGNAELAKDIAMHVAASNPQFLSAAEVSEEAIAKEKEIFLALNADKIAGKPENIVENMVKGRIAKFLAEASLVEQAFVKDPEVKVGELAKKAGAEIVSFVRYEVGEGIEKAEVDFAAEVAAQVAASKQ; encoded by the coding sequence ATGGCAGAGATTACTGCAGCCCTGGTGAAAGAACTGCGCGAGCGCACCGGTCAAGGCATGATGGAGTGCAAGAAGGCCCTGGTCGCCGCCGAAGGCGACATCGAGAAGGCCATCGACGACATGCGCGCTTCCGGTGCCATCAAGGCCGCCAAGAAGGCCGGCAACATCGCCGCCGAAGGCTCCATCGCCGTCAAGGTCTCCGCCGATAACAAGGCGGCCGTGATCATCGAAGTCAACTCGCAGACCGACTTCCTGGCCCTGCAGGACGACTTCAAGGGCTTCGTCGCCGACAGCCTGGAAGAAGCCTTCGCCAACGGCCTGACCGACGCCGCTCCGCTGGTCGCCTCCCGCGAATCCGCTCGTGAAGCGCTGGTCGCCAAGTGCGGCGAGAACGTCAACATCCGTCGCCTGACCCGCGTCGAGGGCGATGTGGTCGGCGCCTACCTGCACGGTCACCGCATCGGCGTGCTGGTCAACCTGAAAGGCGGCAACGCCGAGCTGGCCAAGGACATCGCCATGCACGTGGCTGCCAGCAACCCGCAGTTCCTGAGCGCTGCCGAGGTGTCCGAGGAAGCCATCGCCAAGGAAAAGGAAATCTTCCTGGCGCTGAACGCTGACAAGATCGCCGGCAAGCCGGAAAACATCGTCGAGAACATGGTCAAGGGCCGTATCGCCAAGTTCCTCGCCGAAGCCAGCCTGGTCGAGCAGGCGTTCGTCAAGGATCCGGAAGTCAAGGTCGGTGAACTGGCCAAGAAAGCCGGTGCCGAGATCGTCTCCTTCGTGCGTTACGAAGTGGGCGAGGGCATCGAGAAGGCCGAAGTCGACTTCGCTGCCGAAGTGGCTGCTCAGGTGGCTGCCAGCAAGCAGTAA